One window of Nocardia sp. NBC_00508 genomic DNA carries:
- a CDS encoding TfoX/Sxy family protein, translated as MAYDEELAERIRERIVPGPELTEQKMFGGLAFLISGNMAVAASRQGGLLVRVDPDEGERLLGESVEPMVMGGREMVGWLHVSAAAADDDEVLREWVERGVAYARTLPPKKRK; from the coding sequence ATGGCATACGACGAGGAGTTGGCCGAGCGGATCCGGGAGCGGATCGTGCCGGGGCCCGAGCTCACCGAGCAGAAGATGTTCGGTGGGCTGGCATTCCTGATCAGCGGCAATATGGCGGTAGCGGCCAGCAGACAGGGCGGGCTCCTGGTCCGCGTCGACCCGGACGAGGGCGAGCGGCTGCTCGGCGAGTCCGTCGAGCCCATGGTCATGGGTGGGCGCGAGATGGTCGGCTGGCTGCATGTCAGTGCCGCGGCGGCCGACGACGACGAAGTCCTGCGGGAATGGGTCGAGCGCGGCGTCGCCTACGCCCGGACCCTCCCACCGAAAAAGAGAAAGTAG
- the gvpJ gene encoding gas vesicle protein GvpJ: MTLEPVGGGGGGGAGTMARPNSSSLADVIDTILDKGLVIDAFVRVSLVGIELVTIDARVVVASVDTYLRFAEAVNRLEIGTEPKGLTDLVGDVTSGAAKHKTKGALEAAGEKVLGFLDEVEDKRQPVSRPKRKEE, translated from the coding sequence ATGACACTCGAACCCGTAGGCGGCGGCGGTGGCGGCGGCGCAGGCACAATGGCGCGCCCGAACTCGTCCAGCTTGGCCGACGTCATCGATACGATTCTCGACAAAGGACTGGTCATCGACGCGTTCGTGCGCGTGTCGTTGGTCGGCATCGAACTTGTGACCATCGACGCCAGGGTCGTCGTGGCCAGCGTCGACACGTATCTCCGCTTCGCCGAGGCCGTCAACCGGCTCGAAATCGGCACCGAACCGAAAGGCCTTACGGATCTGGTCGGCGACGTCACCAGCGGCGCGGCGAAGCACAAGACGAAGGGGGCGCTCGAGGCCGCGGGCGAGAAGGTCTTGGGGTTCCTCGATGAGGTCGAGGACAAGCGCCAGCCCGTGAGCCGGCCGAAGCGCAAGGAGGAATGA
- a CDS encoding NAD-dependent epimerase/dehydratase family protein has translation MVTHVIVGRGATASATAALLAESGDRVRMVSRSGAGPEHPNIERIALDALDTAALTAIAEHAETVFNMAMPAYHTWPDAIPPLFGSILAAAEQSGANYVMLGNLYGYGPADGPLTEQSPLAATGPKGLVRARMWREAEEAHRAGRVRVTEVRASQFVGPGAISVFTMFAQPNIRSGRLVLMPQALDLPHAYTAIGDAAAAAVAVARDERAWGRAWHAPVITATVRDLAVRFAAAAGAPEPQLAVMSDRELTLLGYADPFWIELFETYHMSHATFTVDDAAIRDTFGLKASDPDEVFAEVVRGS, from the coding sequence ATGGTTACGCATGTCATCGTCGGCCGGGGCGCTACCGCGTCGGCTACCGCGGCGCTCTTGGCCGAATCCGGCGACCGAGTGCGCATGGTGAGCCGCAGCGGCGCCGGACCCGAGCACCCGAATATCGAACGTATCGCCCTGGACGCGCTCGATACGGCCGCGCTGACCGCGATCGCCGAGCACGCCGAGACCGTGTTCAACATGGCCATGCCCGCGTATCACACGTGGCCGGACGCCATTCCGCCGCTGTTCGGGTCCATACTCGCGGCTGCCGAGCAGTCCGGCGCGAACTACGTGATGCTCGGCAACCTCTACGGCTACGGACCCGCCGACGGACCGCTCACCGAACAGTCCCCGCTGGCGGCCACCGGACCGAAAGGGCTGGTCCGCGCCCGGATGTGGCGCGAGGCCGAGGAGGCCCACCGCGCAGGCAGGGTACGTGTGACCGAGGTGCGGGCGAGTCAGTTCGTCGGCCCGGGCGCGATATCGGTGTTCACGATGTTTGCCCAGCCGAATATCCGGTCCGGCCGGTTGGTGCTGATGCCGCAGGCGCTCGACCTGCCGCACGCCTACACCGCGATCGGTGACGCGGCCGCTGCCGCGGTTGCGGTCGCGCGCGATGAACGCGCGTGGGGACGGGCCTGGCACGCGCCCGTCATCACCGCGACGGTGCGTGACCTGGCCGTGCGCTTCGCTGCGGCGGCCGGAGCGCCCGAACCCCAGTTGGCGGTCATGAGCGATCGCGAGCTGACGCTACTCGGGTATGCCGACCCATTCTGGATCGAGTTGTTCGAGACCTACCACATGTCGCACGCGACGTTCACGGTCGACGACGCCGCCATCCGGGACACCTTCGGCCTGAAGGCATCCGATCCGGACGAGGTGTTCGCGGAGGTGGTGCGCGGGTCCTGA
- a CDS encoding gas vesicle protein K, with protein sequence MTEFGGIPPRIDTDPESVERGLVTLVLTLVELLRQLMERQALRRVDDGDLTDAQIERIGTTLMLLEQRMDELRDHFGLTPEDLNIDLGPLGTLLPQYPDER encoded by the coding sequence ATGACTGAATTCGGCGGCATTCCACCGCGTATCGACACCGACCCCGAATCCGTCGAGCGCGGGCTCGTCACACTCGTCCTCACCCTGGTGGAACTCCTCCGGCAACTGATGGAGCGGCAGGCGCTGCGACGCGTGGACGACGGAGACCTGACCGACGCCCAGATCGAGCGAATCGGCACCACCCTGATGCTGCTCGAGCAACGCATGGACGAACTACGCGACCACTTCGGCCTCACACCCGAGGATCTCAACATCGACCTGGGCCCGTTGGGCACTCTCCTCCCGCAGTACCCGGACGAACGCTGA
- a CDS encoding metallophosphoesterase, whose product MPSTPLNPAGDIPDTGIPGRLAADMTMTEQYEWHRAHLRRHPVSRRNILRGAAAAAAVAAVGVAPFGSRAYAEDAQLAVGGRRVAFGPDAASQLRFAAQLSRRPAGATVYLDHGPTPALGATVEAEVRNLLTQLPTADGGVLAAEQFYVHAPVDGLPGRVPHFYRWRTSDGFVGDLRAAAPAMPSGRAAILPFRFTMMGDQGTDETPALPDGGAPGDYDDKYYKADNDPAAPHASNVLRQIAAARPDFHILAGDIAYADPSGKGKPGQFVAHGAHPSSGFDKYNPYVWDVYFGAIEPSAAQTPWMFATGNHDMEATYGDHGYGGHLARLDFPGNGPAGCPSAYSFTYGNVAVLSLDANDVTYEIRANTGYSGGAQTSWVEHTLAAYRADPDIDFIVCFFHHCAYSTTEAHASDGGVRDAWVGLFDRYHVDLVLQGHNHVYERTDPIRGGSATKVAGDNSIVYPETDGTVYYTVGGGGRPRYDFQPGSRESFRGNELPDTTVPNSYVWTPGGGKQDEAAPWSRVRFRNYSFLRVDVRPGVFASEMDVVAVDEYGREFDRVLFRRQVRL is encoded by the coding sequence ATGCCGTCCACACCGCTGAATCCAGCAGGAGACATCCCGGACACCGGAATTCCCGGCCGTCTCGCCGCCGACATGACGATGACCGAGCAGTACGAATGGCACCGCGCCCATCTGCGCCGCCATCCGGTGTCGCGGCGCAACATCCTGCGTGGCGCCGCGGCGGCAGCGGCCGTGGCGGCGGTCGGCGTCGCACCATTCGGCAGCCGCGCCTACGCCGAGGATGCTCAGCTCGCGGTCGGCGGACGACGGGTGGCATTCGGACCGGACGCGGCGAGTCAATTGCGTTTCGCGGCACAGCTGTCGCGGCGGCCGGCGGGCGCCACCGTGTACCTCGACCACGGACCCACTCCGGCACTGGGCGCGACGGTCGAGGCCGAAGTGCGCAATCTGCTGACCCAACTGCCCACGGCCGATGGCGGAGTGCTCGCGGCCGAGCAGTTCTACGTCCATGCCCCGGTGGACGGCCTGCCCGGCCGGGTGCCGCACTTCTACCGCTGGCGCACCTCCGACGGTTTCGTCGGCGACCTCCGCGCCGCCGCGCCCGCGATGCCCTCTGGACGGGCCGCGATCCTGCCGTTCCGCTTCACCATGATGGGCGACCAGGGCACCGACGAGACGCCCGCGCTGCCGGACGGCGGCGCACCCGGCGACTACGACGACAAGTACTACAAGGCCGACAACGATCCGGCCGCACCGCACGCGAGCAATGTGCTGCGTCAGATCGCCGCGGCCCGGCCGGATTTCCACATCCTCGCAGGCGATATCGCCTATGCCGACCCCTCCGGCAAGGGCAAGCCGGGACAGTTCGTAGCGCACGGCGCGCACCCGTCCAGCGGGTTCGACAAGTACAACCCGTACGTGTGGGATGTCTACTTCGGCGCCATCGAGCCCAGCGCCGCCCAGACCCCGTGGATGTTCGCCACGGGCAACCACGATATGGAAGCGACCTACGGCGACCATGGCTACGGCGGACACCTCGCGCGGCTCGACTTCCCCGGCAACGGCCCCGCGGGCTGCCCCTCGGCGTACTCGTTCACCTACGGGAACGTCGCGGTGCTCTCGCTGGACGCGAACGACGTGACCTACGAGATCCGCGCCAACACCGGCTATTCCGGTGGGGCGCAGACGAGTTGGGTGGAGCACACGCTGGCCGCCTACCGCGCCGACCCCGACATCGACTTCATCGTCTGCTTCTTCCACCACTGCGCGTATTCGACCACCGAGGCGCATGCCAGCGACGGCGGCGTGCGCGACGCCTGGGTGGGGTTGTTCGACCGCTATCACGTGGACCTGGTCCTGCAGGGGCACAACCATGTCTACGAGCGCACCGATCCGATCCGCGGCGGGAGCGCCACGAAGGTGGCCGGCGACAACTCGATCGTCTACCCGGAGACCGACGGAACCGTCTACTACACCGTGGGCGGCGGTGGACGCCCACGCTACGACTTCCAGCCCGGTTCGCGAGAGTCCTTCCGCGGCAACGAACTACCCGACACCACAGTGCCGAACAGCTACGTCTGGACGCCGGGCGGCGGCAAACAGGACGAGGCCGCGCCGTGGTCGCGAGTCCGCTTCCGCAACTACTCGTTCCTGCGCGTCGACGTCCGCCCCGGCGTCTTCGCCAGCGAGATGGACGTGGTCGCGGTGGACGAGTACGGCCGCGAATTCGACCGGGTGCTCTTCCGCCGCCAGGTCCGGCTCTGA
- a CDS encoding cupin domain-containing protein — translation MTPFLRVAAAPVVLAGALAGAANANATPGTDITAVTLGQAQIPAGLLPFVAGTDLVIREITIGPGGSTGWHYHDGPVFGFVRAGTLTHPGPDCVAPVYRTGDFIYEPAGEWNVHIGRNLGTEPLVLDVVYAPPTGKPLFVDAPAPPCAS, via the coding sequence ATGACGCCCTTCCTCCGCGTCGCCGCCGCGCCGGTCGTGCTCGCCGGTGCGCTGGCGGGCGCGGCGAACGCCAACGCGACGCCCGGCACGGACATCACCGCCGTCACCCTCGGCCAGGCGCAGATCCCCGCCGGGCTGCTCCCGTTCGTCGCAGGCACCGACCTCGTCATCCGCGAAATCACCATCGGCCCAGGCGGTTCCACCGGCTGGCACTACCACGACGGCCCGGTCTTCGGTTTCGTCCGAGCGGGCACCCTCACCCATCCCGGCCCCGACTGCGTCGCCCCGGTCTACCGCACCGGCGATTTCATCTATGAGCCCGCGGGCGAATGGAACGTCCACATCGGCCGGAACCTCGGCACCGAACCACTGGTCCTCGACGTGGTCTACGCCCCACCTACCGGCAAACCGCTGTTCGTGGACGCCCCCGCGCCCCCCTGCGCTTCATGA
- a CDS encoding GvpL/GvpF family gas vesicle protein produces the protein MMATQPATEARETESAQRTGVYVYGIVPADVEPEEHAAGVGDPPSAVQVVRHGEIAALVSDVAVDRRFGTPDDLTAHARLLDGAAAVAPVLPLRFGAVMSDPKAVEKELLEAHRDEFRAALEELEGRAQFVIKGRYVEGTVLREVLDENAEAAQLRDEIRDKPEDATRNARIALGEIVNQAVTTKRAEDTRRMLALLEPLTSLVNQREPTHEEDAGHVAILLELSRQSELEEALSQLAEGEWEGRVELSLLGPMAAYDFVTKRAPEG, from the coding sequence ATGATGGCCACGCAACCCGCAACCGAAGCACGGGAAACCGAGAGCGCTCAGCGCACCGGCGTATATGTCTACGGCATCGTGCCCGCCGACGTGGAGCCCGAGGAGCACGCCGCCGGTGTCGGCGACCCACCGAGCGCCGTCCAGGTGGTGCGGCACGGCGAGATCGCCGCGCTGGTCAGTGATGTCGCGGTAGATCGGCGGTTCGGCACACCCGATGACCTGACCGCGCACGCGCGCCTGCTCGACGGTGCGGCAGCCGTCGCCCCGGTGCTGCCGCTGCGGTTCGGAGCGGTCATGTCCGATCCGAAGGCGGTGGAAAAGGAATTGCTCGAGGCGCACCGCGACGAGTTCCGCGCGGCGCTCGAGGAACTCGAAGGCCGAGCACAGTTCGTGATCAAAGGACGCTATGTCGAGGGCACGGTCCTGCGGGAGGTGCTCGACGAGAACGCCGAGGCAGCGCAGCTGCGGGACGAGATCCGCGACAAGCCGGAGGATGCCACCCGGAATGCCAGGATCGCCCTGGGCGAGATCGTCAATCAGGCGGTCACGACCAAACGCGCGGAGGACACCCGCCGGATGCTCGCCCTGCTCGAACCGCTCACATCCCTGGTCAACCAACGCGAACCCACTCATGAAGAAGACGCGGGCCACGTCGCGATCCTTCTCGAACTATCCCGGCAGAGTGAATTGGAGGAGGCGTTGAGTCAACTCGCCGAAGGGGAATGGGAAGGGCGCGTGGAGCTGAGCCTGCTCGGCCCGATGGCGGCGTACGACTTCGTGACGAAGCGCGCCCCGGAGGGCTGA
- a CDS encoding gas vesicle protein GvpG, with protein MGLLSSILTLPIAPVRGVIWLGELIQDQVEQQLRDPAAIRRELEEIEQAMASGQLSEEEGKQAQQAVLNRMLES; from the coding sequence ATGGGCTTGCTCTCGTCGATCCTCACGTTGCCGATCGCTCCGGTCCGGGGCGTGATCTGGCTGGGTGAACTGATCCAGGACCAAGTCGAACAGCAGTTGCGGGATCCCGCCGCCATCCGCCGTGAGCTCGAGGAGATCGAGCAGGCGATGGCATCCGGTCAGCTCTCCGAAGAGGAGGGGAAACAAGCGCAGCAGGCAGTGCTGAATCGCATGCTCGAGTCGTAG
- a CDS encoding gas vesicle protein — MTVVGGGSSAPMPYEGGRQSTNLGDILERVLDKGLVIAGDIQVNLLDIELLTIKLRLVIASLETAKAVGIDWWETDPWLNSKARALERQDHDLELENRKLRDRIAELEASDDRRIPLERRREPREARDSD, encoded by the coding sequence ATGACGGTGGTTGGAGGCGGGTCGTCGGCGCCGATGCCCTACGAGGGCGGGCGTCAGTCGACCAACCTCGGTGACATCCTCGAGCGGGTGCTCGACAAGGGTTTGGTGATTGCGGGCGATATCCAGGTGAACCTGCTCGACATCGAACTTCTCACCATCAAACTGCGCTTGGTCATCGCGTCGTTGGAGACGGCCAAGGCGGTGGGTATCGACTGGTGGGAAACCGATCCCTGGCTCAACAGCAAGGCACGCGCGCTCGAGCGACAGGATCACGATCTCGAACTCGAGAACCGGAAACTCCGCGACCGGATCGCCGAGCTGGAAGCCTCGGATGATCGCCGCATACCCCTCGAACGCCGCCGCGAACCGAGGGAAGCGAGGGACAGTGACTGA
- a CDS encoding GvpL/GvpF family gas vesicle protein, which produces MTDGVGVWLYVVTTAGSVAEGLGEITGVAGEPVRTVFADGLAAVVGSVPLEVFGEQPLRRNLEDMDWLEATARAHDAVVSAVVRRGPVVPLRLATVFLDDDRVRGLLDERRADFDSALTLVSGRTEWGVKAYGDRAALVSAVAEAASSDKGSGKGSGTAYLARRRAQLSAQETVERDAALRADEIHARLVRHAAAGRRQPATDPALTGRREWMVLNGTYLVDDDRADDFASMIDELGKEFSGIRLELTGPWPPYSFAGVEREPT; this is translated from the coding sequence GTGACTGACGGCGTCGGCGTCTGGCTGTACGTGGTGACGACTGCCGGAAGCGTCGCGGAGGGGTTGGGCGAGATCACCGGGGTAGCCGGTGAGCCGGTGCGCACCGTGTTCGCGGATGGTTTGGCGGCCGTTGTCGGTTCGGTGCCGCTCGAGGTTTTCGGGGAGCAGCCGTTGCGCCGGAACCTGGAGGATATGGACTGGCTGGAGGCGACGGCCCGGGCGCACGACGCCGTCGTCTCGGCCGTGGTACGCCGAGGCCCGGTGGTCCCGCTGCGCCTGGCCACGGTCTTTCTCGACGACGACCGGGTACGCGGCCTGCTCGACGAGCGGCGAGCGGACTTCGATTCGGCGCTGACCCTGGTGAGCGGCCGGACGGAATGGGGTGTGAAGGCCTATGGCGACCGCGCCGCACTCGTCTCGGCTGTGGCCGAGGCCGCAAGCAGTGACAAGGGCAGTGGAAAGGGCTCGGGCACAGCATATCTGGCCCGTCGCCGCGCGCAGCTGTCCGCACAGGAAACCGTCGAACGCGACGCCGCGCTGCGCGCCGACGAGATCCACGCGCGCCTGGTCCGGCACGCCGCCGCGGGCCGCCGTCAACCGGCGACGGACCCGGCGCTGACCGGCCGCCGGGAGTGGATGGTGCTCAACGGCACCTATCTGGTGGACGACGATCGCGCCGACGATTTCGCGTCGATGATCGACGAGCTGGGCAAAGAATTCTCCGGCATCCGGCTCGAGCTCACCGGCCCGTGGCCACCGTATTCGTTCGCGGGCGTGGAAAGGGAGCCGACATGA
- a CDS encoding gas vesicle protein: MRHVAENVDGERRVALVDLLDRVLAGGVVITGDIKLSIADVDMVQISLRALISSISALSAPSLDSAAPRALEPPPDD, translated from the coding sequence ATGAGACACGTCGCCGAGAACGTCGACGGCGAGCGCCGCGTCGCGCTGGTCGACCTGCTGGACCGGGTGCTGGCCGGTGGGGTGGTCATCACCGGCGACATCAAGCTCTCCATCGCGGACGTCGACATGGTCCAGATCTCGCTGCGGGCCCTCATCTCATCCATCAGCGCCCTGTCCGCACCGTCGCTGGACTCCGCCGCACCTCGCGCGCTGGAGCCGCCCCCAGATGACTGA
- a CDS encoding alpha/beta hydrolase, which translates to MYRLMRCLVSLLAASAALVPAATAAADPAASILEVRALGGRQFEVVVQSAAMGRPITLWLSHPGAGAPALYLLNAVDGGEEGGPWTRRTDVAEFFADKPVNVIVPMGGRASYYTDWLRDDPALGRNQWTTFLTRELPPLLAGRFGMNGRNAVAGVSMSATSALNLAIAAPGLYRAVGSYSGCPRTSDPMGQAIVNTQLAVFGANAANMWGPPGDPDWVEHDPTLQAERLRGVALYVSAGTGAPGAHETLGDSGIDGNPLRLADRLLVGGTMETLIGGCTRQFVDRLHALGIPVTANLRPAGTHAWTYWQDDVHESWPMFAAALGV; encoded by the coding sequence ATGTACCGGCTCATGCGATGCCTGGTTTCCCTCCTCGCGGCGAGCGCCGCCCTCGTTCCGGCTGCGACCGCCGCCGCGGATCCCGCCGCGAGCATTCTCGAGGTGCGGGCGCTGGGCGGGCGGCAGTTCGAGGTCGTCGTCCAGTCCGCAGCGATGGGTCGCCCGATCACGCTGTGGCTGTCGCATCCGGGTGCCGGCGCGCCCGCCCTGTACCTGCTGAACGCCGTGGACGGCGGAGAGGAGGGCGGACCATGGACTCGGCGCACCGACGTCGCGGAGTTCTTCGCCGACAAGCCGGTCAATGTGATCGTGCCGATGGGCGGGCGCGCCAGCTACTACACCGATTGGCTGCGCGATGATCCGGCGCTCGGCCGCAACCAGTGGACCACCTTCCTGACCAGGGAACTGCCACCGCTGCTCGCAGGTAGGTTCGGGATGAACGGCCGCAACGCCGTCGCGGGAGTCTCCATGTCGGCGACGTCGGCGTTGAATCTGGCGATCGCCGCGCCGGGCCTGTATCGGGCGGTCGGCTCCTACAGCGGGTGCCCCCGCACCAGCGATCCGATGGGCCAGGCGATCGTCAACACGCAACTGGCCGTGTTCGGTGCGAACGCGGCGAATATGTGGGGCCCGCCGGGCGATCCGGACTGGGTCGAGCACGATCCGACGCTGCAGGCGGAACGGCTGCGCGGCGTGGCGCTCTACGTCTCGGCGGGCACCGGCGCACCGGGGGCCCACGAGACGCTCGGCGATTCCGGCATCGACGGCAATCCCCTTCGGCTGGCGGATCGGTTGCTGGTCGGCGGGACCATGGAGACGCTGATCGGCGGCTGCACCCGCCAGTTCGTGGACCGGTTGCACGCGCTCGGTATCCCGGTCACGGCCAACCTCCGCCCCGCGGGCACGCATGCCTGGACGTACTGGCAGGACGACGTGCACGAGTCCTGGCCGATGTTCGCCGCCGCGCTCGGCGTCTGA
- the gvpO gene encoding gas vesicle protein GvpO gives MSRNPTHEESEDVDSETGRQPLSAAQAVAAAIENLVELTSKQPEGVTSMEPTEDGWLVEVEVLEDHRIPSSSDMLALYQVEIDLDGNLLAYRRTRRYARGSTDIGGRNQR, from the coding sequence GTGAGCCGCAATCCCACCCATGAAGAATCCGAGGACGTCGACTCGGAGACAGGTCGGCAACCCCTCAGTGCGGCGCAGGCGGTCGCGGCGGCGATCGAGAACCTGGTGGAACTGACCTCGAAGCAACCGGAAGGCGTCACCTCCATGGAGCCCACCGAAGACGGCTGGCTGGTGGAGGTCGAGGTGCTCGAGGACCACCGCATCCCCTCGTCGTCGGACATGCTGGCGCTCTACCAGGTCGAGATCGACCTGGACGGGAATCTGCTGGCCTACCGCAGAACCAGGCGCTATGCCCGGGGCAGCACCGACATCGGCGGAAGGAATCAGCGATGA